The region TTATAACTGTAGTGAAGTTACAGGAGGTAATTGTTCTATGTActacagttctacaaggagcactcgatggactgactgagtgcatttagagttcttgggatgaaactctttctgaaccagtaggtccgtacaggaaaggctctgaagcgtttgtctgATGAGAGTAGTTCAAAACACAGCATGGCTTGAGGcaacatgtgcttgatgctgtatcccgagtaatctttctgatcagctgctgtgaaTCTCCATtcagatacagtaataaaaatactccgagtggtgcagtgagagtcataagtaaaaagatgatcctctgtggcaacccttaacggaagcagctgaaggaagaaagaaaaggtgcagtgagagtaacaacgctaaagcagttatggttttagaatagtttggccattctgtggaccattatattgttacgggttaattacaTTCAGACGCCTTAAACTCATAAacatatgcggttaatttcagtgtattataaagctgcgtcagggatgtggatctaaaagaaagggaaaccacactgaacaaaaccactgctttgacgctgggtgccgccagtctgcaaaactggaGAGGAGAAATTGGCACGCCAGGAATTGAGCTGGCATGAAATGTGTGCTTCACGCCAAGTTTAGTTCTTATACATTGAGATGTGAGCGGAAACGGGAGTACGTAatattttgtgcatatgcacgcttatacatgagggccctggTGACATGAAAATTCCTGGTGTCTTTTATGAGCTGCTCCTCACATGAAATGGTGGCagtttacatcattttctttgcatttattgcCTTGTGCATCTTCCCACCTGGCACTGCATTGTTCTGCTTTCAGCAATGGAGAGCTGAAGGGTGCTGTGATATAAACAGTTTTCTCAATGAAATTGCAGCTGCCTTGACCAAAGTCATCATCCTTACATTTTGTAAACTGAGCTTCTCTCATCCACTTATTCCCATCTCCATCTCAAGCCATTTTAATTGTTCCACCAGTTGGTTATTATAACCACAAGTGTCCCTGATGCTgcaattcattttaaagaaacacaCAGACATCATCTCTACCTGATTGAGTAACCTGGGCTGATTAAAGGAATGTGGAGATCACAACAAGTATGTGTGTGTTACACAAAAGCCACCCTGGTGCACCATGAGGGCATGTGCCCATTTGACCATAAGCATGCTACTGACTTTAAAGGTGGTCACCTTTCCAAGAAATTATAGTGATTTGAGGTGACTGGATGTGGTTGTCCTGTGACAATTCATGAATATGAATTTACATCTAAACTTTATTTAATTCACAGCTGAGGTGTACAAAGCTACTTCACCACACCACCACCTCCTTTGCTTGAAAAGCCATGGAGGAGCAGGAATTCAGCTCAAGGTGAGTATCTGCCTTGACACTTTGTTCCCTTATTATTCCTGTTATCCAGCTTTCCATGATCTGTCTGTCTCTAATACAGCACCTTTcattgtctgtctatctaataaTTTGACATGGACTTCTTTTGATATTTAGAGATGCTTATTGCTGCCACCAGGATTTTAACTCACGCtggtatctttattttttaattctttgcttAATATTATTCACATGCTTCTCAAGAATTTGaagttctttttattcttttattaatcaGAAGGCAATTAACCAACAGTCACAAATAATGAAGGAGACAATGGAAAGTCAACTAAACTAGGAACATATTCACGTTGTTGTGTGTGCCTTTGATAAAAGAGACTGATGTCAAAATAGAGAGAGACCTTTTCACTGTGGCCaaaacattttgctgttttttttgccataaaagtaaaatattggcTAAAATTAGTTCTGATGCACAGACTGACTAGAGATATAAGGAGTTCAATGTCTAATTTAAAAGGCAGTTTTCATAAATCCTAATTGAGAAATTAGCTAAGACAAAAGCTTCTGGTAAGAGGGCTGCAGCCTTAGTATGAAATAccatttgtttcaaaatgaaataattaaaagagcAATTATTAGGTAAATTTTCATATGACAAattatgttatattttgtttcttgcttctaaagttttatttcatttttggggacaaatgaagtatgtacagtatatctatctatttatctttaaGACGGTCCATGGATGATAACAGTTTAATTAAGTTGTTAGGTTTTTAATGGGTTGTTTATTATgagacatatataaacaaaagacctctgtgtgtgtgtgtgtgtgtgtatgtgtgtgtgtgtgtgtgtgtgtgtgtgtgtgttgtgtgttggagagttcactctaccacccaaccaCAGCCATAGATGTTGTTGAATTCTcagaagatgtagaagcttatacagGTGTGTCTTGACTTGGAGATGGTGCAGGGCATGcactttgaaaatttttttttggcactTGAATGAACCTCACTTCCATTCAACCAggagacaaactcagctttgagCACTTGCACATTGTATGCTCACACAACGAGCTCTATACGTTGCTGAGACCGGTTCCAGCCAGTCCCACTAGTTTGTCCCAAGCTGCACTCGATCGCCGTCTTAGATAAGATACACCTGTCCGCTCACTTAGCTGACacctctgcaagttcaccaatatagaAAAAGTGCCGGGGAGTTTTTGGGGTAGTTTTTGTTCTGACGACACACACAGCTAGTCATTTAATAAATGGCAGCTTTCTCAGACGGTTACAGTATGTTAAATTATCTCAACATATTTTGCCTGCACAACTGACTTGGAGCGCTTACTGCCTTGATGCTTTTGTCATTTTGGATGTAAGAAAGTTTCCACTGAAGATCTTTGGTAGGCTACTGTCTACAATCAGGGAAAAGCAATAGACGGAAATGATTAATCAATAGGAAAAGGTTTTTGACTGATAAGTGAGGAATCCATCCTAAAAAGAGGCAGTTTGAAATAAGTACACTGGCATGAAAGTGGCCATTTGAATTGTGTCATCTGAGAAGTCCCAGAATGATTGGCAGTTGTATCAAAGGTACGCCTTCAAAAAGATGTGACTTTTCTCACCCTCCCGtagtgcttttcttttctttgccagTCACCACTTTGTCAAAAACTTCAACGCATACTGATTTGTATTCTTTATGTGAGTTTGAAGAGTCTGGGTGTTTGACAGTACACTGTAAGTGCTAAAGTGCTAAATGGCACtgggaaattttttaaattttttaaatagctgactgatgaaaaaacaatgggGGTGCAGCATGGTGGGCTCTGCCCTTGAGTGCTCATGTGACAAACTTGACAACCCATGCTGGGAGTAATGGGACTGTACAGTTTCTATCAACATGAGCGTGtgtctttgaaattaaaacattttatcctAAAGTGAGAATCCCTCAAGTTTTCTTCTGAATTCCAAACCACTCTctctattttttattactttgtcaCATACAGGATAAGGAATGAACTTCTAGAAGAAATCCGAAACTACAAGACTCTGACAGAGTCAGTGGAAGAGCCCAGAATCCTCCTGGTTGGGCAGATTACAGCTGGGAAAAGCAGCTTCTTCAATTCGTTGAACAGCGTCTTCAGAGGTCATGTGATGCTGCAGGCCGCATCTGGGTATGGAGACACCAGTGTAAGCAAACAGGTAAGTGAGAGTCAGAAAGAACAGTTGAGCTGTGAAGACCCCGCCAGCATTTTGCTCATCTGCTGCTGGCCATGCAGTCacctcatttatttattgctgcagATCACTGCTGGTTTCAGCCCAGATCAGGACTCCGCATGGCCCTCAAGCCATTTGGGGTATGGAGGTTAAGGGACATGGAACTTACAAGAGACCAATGGCTATGCTTGTTTATGCTCTACTGAGAAAGATGGGTACATCTAAACAAACAGGTCCCATCAGCCTACCGCTCTGTCAATGTTCCTATCAAGAAAGCAGAGTTCAAACTTCAGTGGTAACTCTTATTTGTGACATGGCAGCTCTTCTGTTCCATAAAAAGCACTCATCTATGAACTTCCTCCtgctcatttttcatttcatatcaaTCTCCACCACTTATCTGAGATTGGGCCACAGGGGCATCAGTGTTAGCAGTGTGGCTCAGATGTCCCTTTcctcagccacacttgccaactcatattgTGGCATCCCACTGTGTTTCCAGGACATCTAGGAGGTATAATTCACCTGGCAGATCCTGGGTTTATCCAGGGTTTCCTCCCAGCTGGCTGTGCCTATAAAACCTCCACAGGTAGGCATCCATTTCAGATGCCCAAATCACCTCAGTTGgctcctcttgatgtggagggTCAGTGGTTCTACTCTGAGCTCTCCCTGGAAGTCTGTGCTTCTTACCGTCTCTAAGGGAGAGTCCAGCTACCCTATGGGGAAACCTCATTTTGGCTGCTTGAACCctcatttttgttctttcattCATTACCCAACGCTGATGACTATAGGTGATGGTAGGGACATAGATCCACTGGTAAAAAGCACACTTAGCCTTCTGGCTCAGCTTCTTCTTCCTAATACAGATTGGTATAGTGACTGCATAACCACATTTGCAAGCCCGATCTAGTCCTGTCGATCTCAACATCCCTTTACTCCTCACTCATTAAtgagaccctgagatacttaaactcctccacttgagacaGTAACTAAAATCCCACTGGGTAAGGACAGTGCAACAGTTTCCTACTGAGGGTCATGACCTCACATTTGGAGGTGCTCATCCTCATACCTGCTGCTTCATATCTCGGAGTTCACATCCTGATGAAGAcaacaggaccacatcatctACAAAAAGAAGTGACATGGGAGTACACCCAATCTTTCAACATATGTTTTGGGATCTTAGAGAAGGCATATGACTGTTTTCCTCAAAGGACTCTCTGGGGGTTGCTGGGTGGACACGGGGTCACAAGGCCCTTAATTAAGGCAATTCAGTGCCTGCCTAATAGCAGTGAGAGCTTTGATTGGTAAAACATCAGCTGACATTATAAATATGTGGGGTGACTGAGGAGCAGGATGGTGCCACTGGGTGGCTTTCTGGCTTCATTTCCTTTCTTGTGAAATTCTTGACTTTGTATTTGCACTTCCAGTCACAGCTCAttgatgcatttattttaaataagctgTGGAAGTTTGCGACTTTTCATTCACTGGATTCCTTCTTCCTTTTATAGACATttgatctttattttttgtaactatttttggtgttttgtaaagcattttgaactACTTATATGTAtcacaatgtgctttacaaataaatcttgttgttgtCACATGCAGTACCGAACATATACAGTTCTAGATGGAAAAGATGGAAGAAGCTGCCATTCATCCTGTGTGACACCATGGGTCTAGAAAGTAATCAACAGACCAAGAAAGACAATAATAAAGGACACGTCCCACACATGAATGAGGTGAGACTTCCCTGTCATTTTACTGATGTTAGTGTAAACAAGTGAAATAAAACTTATAGATTTCTGAAGCATCATCTGGTAAAATAAATAACTACTGCAAATGAATGTGCTGTTGTGTACTCCTTAAAGTTTAGTGAAGATGGTCACCATCAGCAGATGTCACAGATGGACTGTGTGTGCAGCTCTTTACCATTTACACAGCACATATTCAGCTTGATGTCTGATACAAAGTCCATCACTAAGGTGAGGCTTGAATGAAGACAAGGTGGCACCTGAACTGAGATGGCATTTAAATGAAGCTTTACAATGTTGCTCAGCCCCTCTTCTGTCCACTTTTTCTCCCTTTGTCCCAAAATTCCTCTTACTGCTATGTCCACAAGCAGGAATTGAAATGACCCTTTTGTAAAATGTACAGGCACATGTCCCATGATGGCAGGATCATCATGAGACACCTTCTGTGAGGTCATTGTCCACAATTCAGAATATCCAATCTTAGTCAGATGATTCCTGTTTTAAGCAGATAAGACTTGTTGACACTGGTGTACAATaacaacattatttatttctatagcacattttcatacaaatgatgaaaaatcaaaaaagaaaaaatataaaaataaaattaggcaatactaattaacatagaataaaacaaaaaattccagagaaaagaacaaaatctgcagggtttccaaggccacaagactgcTGAGCCCACTCtagccattctacctaacattaattatctcaatcagtcctcgtggttttcaggcttcacgtggaagaatttgatgatgatggtaatgTGGGCATCTGGCCTTCAATTCATCAATGGGGACTGCATGGTACTTTTATCAGGTGAACCagaaaagaacaacagagaagtaggggttagtacagatttggagccatgaaaaaaaatgataattaaatacgtatacagaatatcagggttacactaaaatgaagctctgagaaaggcatgttacagtaatgagttttagcagtttttaaagtgctccactgtattagcctggcaaatttctattggtaagctattccagatttgaggtgcccaacagcagaaggccgcctgcccgcctcaccacttcttttaagtttagctcttggaattctaagcagaccctcatttgaagatctaaggttacaatttggagtgtaaggtgaaaggcattctgaaatataaaatggagcagattattgaaggctttataaaccgtaagcagtattttaaagtcaattctaaatggcacaggtaaccaatgtagtgacatcaaactgGAGAGATGaggtcagattttcttttcctagttaagtttCTAGAAGCTGCATTTCGCACTaactgtcttttttgggtggtcctgagaggagtgtgctacagtaatctagttgactaaaaactaAAGCattaactaatttttcagcatcttgaaaaGTTATAAAGGATCTAacctttgttatatttcttaagtaaaaaaatgttgtcgtagtaatctgattaatatgcgatttaaaattcaggtcagagtcaaattacccctaaattctttacctctgtcttgacttttaagcctaatggatcaagtttatttctaataacctcattatatccacttttgacaatcactaagatttctgttttcttcttatttagtttgagaaaattactactcatccactcagaaactgAAGTAAGTCATTGTATCAGTGAAACAAGAGAGTCGGGCTCATCAGGCGCTAtcgataaatacagttgtgtgtcattagcatagctgtggtagctcacgttatgccttgagataatctgacctaacggaagcatggagatcaaaaagagcagcagacccaggagagATCCTtttggaccaccatatagaatatcagggtcTTTGAAGTGTAATtactacaactaacaaagaattttctacctgccaagtaagactcaaaccagtttaactctttgagggctgattttttttacaaaagctctacttttgaaaagcacacaaagcaatgatttCACATAAATCAACAAAACTGTTACTTCGTGCTGTGGCTGCTGACACCGTATGTTCACCATCTCTGATGCAGGGGCACCTCGACAGCCATCAGGAATGAGTGGCGGGCTGACTTCCTGGCTGGTGGCGGATGGGCAGTGATGACGGTCACAATGCGCCACAATCTCATTTGGTCCTCTTTTCATCGAAAGTGGCTAACGCTGCGTGAGGTGCATCAGCTACaagaatgtgttcagcaccacaatcagctggggaccaatcagccgATGCTGGTACCTTGGttttgttttcgatctccagatcacttgcattaaaaTCAAAGTCCGGCAAGTCAAGAGTCTGATTCCGTGATAATACGCAAAACGTTGTCTACAGAGTCTTTTGCCAGACGTCGATGTTGTTTTAGAGGTTGCTTGCTCTTTGGCACTCATGAACACACAAGAAGTTAAGGTCAAATcagcaaagctaactttccttatAGCAAAGAGAGGTGAACTAAAATGTAACGACAAGTTTTGTGGCCGTTTACAAAcagattaccgtcctctacccctgaatttcgacaaaagtcaacatccgccctgaaagagttaagacactgccagaaagGCCGACCCACTGACCAAaatgatttctaagaatattgtgatcaatggtatcaaatgcagcactcagatctaagaggatgagaacagataggCGGCctgtgtctgcatttacccaagtcatttactactttaacgagtgcagtttctgtgctgtgatttgttctgaaacccaactgaAACGTATTAAGAATAGCAGgattattgaggtggtcatttaactgcacaaTGAcggccttctctaggattttacttaagaaaggcaggttagaaacggggctaaaattgtcaaaagcagaggagtcgagattatttttcttgagtaggggtttaactacagaagtcttaagacagtctgggaagacccccgtatctagtgacgagTTTACAATGTtgagaatattatcaattagcatgcctgatacttctttgaaaaaacttgttggtatcgggtcaaggacgcaggtggaggatctcagttgagaaattattttatataaatcaggtaaatctatcctggtgaaagaatttcaaTTGTTTCAAATGGAGTATCGGTGTTTAAGAGGATTAGTATAGGGGAGATATACCATATTATTTCTAacatcattaattttgtgattaaaaaatatagcaaaagccttacaagtttcactggagggtttttggaggcattccattgagtaaccagggtttagcagacaatcaattgtagagaaCAAGACTcttggattactagcattgttattaataattctagagaaatagcagcctctcaagacggactatgttgttgtattctgttattttagccttcaatatctcatagtggacaatcagtttagtttttctccatttacgctcagttctccatgttttctttagatcagacactctttgggtcttccatggtgtagcagtgctacaggatttcttaactgtctttttggttgtcagcagcagctctcactttagtattaaaatattccaccttactatttacattattgtcactattgtagtaagcactacaaacggaCTAGTTCTTTAAAGTACACTACAGCCAATAGTACACTTCAGTGTACACTATAGCCAGGTCTTTTGGCCCCACATGAAAGCTCCAAATTTTTCAGTTTGCTGTCCACTCCATCCTATGGGTAGAAACAATATGGCagtaggggtgtcaaactcctcAATGATGCTGGCtgcattaaaaaagtatttgtgttaCAAGCAGTCCACCATGACCTTGGCTTTCTCAACCCACTTTAATattcatttaatatataaattgtatATAGATCTGTATATAATTAATCAGATTACATTTATATCTGTCTGTTCAGTGTCCAATTGCATTAATTTGAGTAGCACAGTGCAGCACAGCTATTAAGACCcaacagaaaaatgtgaaaataaggtGACACACCACACTGCCAGAAAAGATCTTTAATGTTTTAGCATGATGACAAAGATGTCACAACctcatgaaaaagaaagaaagaagaaagaaagaaagaaagaaaagaaagaagaaagaaaagaaagaaagaaagaaagaagaaagaaagatcaGGACCTGATCAGGACATCTATGGGGTGGCATGGGAGCATTAATCCAGAAACACAGTCCATTTGGGACCGCCAGAGAGCTGCCGGGGAGGACTGCCATGGATTCCATTCAACCTGGAAATGTTATTTACTGTGTTATGTAAATCATCATTTGAATTTATATTGATGTTGGTGTTGGTGAAAAAACAAGTGGATGTCAGTTGTGCTCACCATAGGTGATGGTAGGGACATAGATCCACGGGTAAATGAGAACTTTGCCTTCCAGCTGAGCTTCTTCTTCCTAATACAATTGGTATAGTGACTACATAACCACA is a window of Polypterus senegalus isolate Bchr_013 unplaced genomic scaffold, ASM1683550v1 scaffold_5045, whole genome shotgun sequence DNA encoding:
- the LOC120521490 gene encoding interferon-induced protein 44-like, producing the protein MEEQEFSSRIRNELLEEIRNYKTLTESVEEPRILLVGQITAGKSSFFNSLNSVFRGHVMLQAASGYGDTSVSKQYRTYTVLDGKDGRSCHSSCVTPWV